A genome region from Setaria italica strain Yugu1 chromosome III, Setaria_italica_v2.0, whole genome shotgun sequence includes the following:
- the LOC101774021 gene encoding REF/SRPP-like protein Os05g0151300/LOC_Os05g05940 encodes MASESTNNDAPIANNNQPTAEEEVRVERAATTQEEEERLRYLEFVQQAAAQALVLAAAAYAYAKQGAGPLRPGVDHVEGTVKAVVGPVYDRFHAVPLDLLKFLDRKVGESVEEIDRRVPPVVKEAPTLARSAAKEVRQAGLVGTATGLAKSAIARAEPKARELYTRYEPVAERRAAEAWVALNRLPLVPSVTRAVLPTAAQLSAKYNSAVRDGAKRGSTVATYLPLVPTERLARVFPYPTADTAPAPEMQPIPSQ; translated from the exons ATGGCCTCCGAGTCCACCAACAACGACGCCCCGATCGCCAACAACAACCAGCCCACCGCG gaggaggaggtgagggtTGAGAGGGCGGCGACtacccaggaggaggaggagaggctgcGCTACCTCGAGTTCgtgcagcaggcggcggcgcaggcgctggTGCTGGCGGCCGCGGCGTACGCGTACGCCAAGCAGGGCGCGGGGCCGCTCCGCCCCGGGGTCGACCACGTCGAGGGAACCGTCAAGGCCGTCGTCGGGCCCGTCTACGACCGCTTCCACGCCGTCCCGCTCGACCTCCTCAAGTTCCTCGACCGCAAG GTTGGTGAGTCTGTTGAGGAAATCGACCGCCGCGTCCCTCCAGTGGTGAAGGAAGCCCCCACCCTCGCCCGCTCTGCTGCCAAGGAGGTCCGCCAGGCCGGTCTGGTGGGCACAGCCACTGGCCTCGCCAAGTCTGCCATCGCTCGTGCTGAGCCCAAGGCCAGGGAGCTCTACACCCGCTACGAGCCCGTGGCAgagcgccgcgccgcggaggCCTGGGTGGCCCTGAACCGCCTCCCGCTGGTGCCCTCGGTGACCAGGGCGGTCCTCCCCACTGCTGCGCAGCTGTCGGCCAAGTACAACTCCGCGGTGCGCGACGGTGCCAAGCGCGGTAGCACCGTGGCCACCTACCTCCCGCTGGTGCCCACCGAGCGGCTCGCCCGGGTGTTCCCGTACCCCACGGCAGACACTGCCCCGGCGCCGGAGATGCAGCCCATCCCGTCGCAGTAG
- the LOC101761737 gene encoding translocator protein homolog → MAAAAQEGLTHRVAARDDDARNAAVAGGAPTSRDPSSRKPGARRGLRSLAAAVSLSAGLAALSFFLSTGSAAHRAAPASTVAIVRAGSVASEAVLAVAAWMTWAEGGLHARPAATLLPYAARLACALAWAPLVLGHGAVLAGLACCAAMAAGAAACARGFGAVNPVAGDLAKPAVAWAVLLAVVNYKML, encoded by the coding sequence atggcggccgccgcgcaAGAAGGCCTGACCCACCGCGTCGCCGCCAGGGACGACGACGCCAGGAACGccgcggtcgccggcggcgcaccCACCAGCCGGGACCCGAGCTCGAGGAAGCCGGGCGCCCGGCGCGGCCTCCggtcgctcgccgccgcggtgtCCCTCTCGGCCGGGCTCGCCGCGCtgtccttcttcctctccaccggCTCGGCGGCGCacagggcggcgccggcgtcgacaGTGGCGATCGTGCGGGCCGGGTCAGTGGCGTCGGAGGCGGtgttggcggtggcggcgtggatgACGTGGGCGGAGGGCGGGCTGCACGCGCGCCCGGCCGCCACGCTGCTCCCCTACGCGGCGCGGCTGGCGTGCGCCCTCGCGTGGGCGCCGCTCGTGCTGGGCCACGGCGCGGTGCTCGCGGGCCTCGCGTGCTgcgcggccatggccgccggcgccgcggcgtgcGCGCGAGGGTTCGGCGCCGTGAACCCCGTCGCCGGGGACCTCGCCAAGCCCGCCGTTGCATGGGCCgtgctcctcgccgtcgtcaACTACAAGATGCTCTGA